The DNA region GCTATTTAAAAATAAATCCACAGTTATTACTGCGGATTTGAATATGAAATAATATATAAATTAAAGTCCAATTTTTTCTTCTATCAAATAGTTATTTCTATCTACGGAGTTTCGACTGATTAACTCTCCAATGAAACCTGCTAAAAATAGTTGCATTCCCAATATCATCAAGGTGAGTGCAATATAAAATCCTGGTTTGTTGGATAATTCGAAATAACTAGAAAATAGTTTATTTAAAACTAGAAAAATGCTAATTATAAATCCAAGTATAAAACATAAGGAACCCCAAAGTCCAAAAAAGTGCATGGGTCTTTTTCCGAATTTTCCAACAAAAGTTACGGTTGCTAAATCTAAAAAACCATGTATAAAACGATCCCATCCAAATTTGGATACACCAAATTTCCTAGGTCTATGCTCCACAACTCTCTCTCCTATTTTCTTAAAACCCGCCCATTTGGCAAGTACTGGAATATTACGGTGCATATCACCATATATTTCAATGCTTTTAACTACTTTTTTTCTATAAGATTTCAATCCACAATTGAAGTCATGTAGTTGTATTTTG from Rhizosphaericola mali includes:
- a CDS encoding glycosyltransferase family 2 protein; the encoded protein is MDISVIIPLFNEDESLPELSDWIVRVMQTNKYSFEVIFIDDGSTDESWKVIQVIRSKYPEFKAIKFQRNYGKSAALNEGFKAAQGDVIITMDADMQDSPDEIPGLYTDIVDKGYDLVSGWKKVRYDNKFTKNFPSKIFNAVARKVSKIQLHDFNCGLKSYRKKVVKSIEIYGDMHRNIPVLAKWAGFKKIGERVVEHRPRKFGVSKFGWDRFIHGFLDLATVTFVGKFGKRPMHFFGLWGSLCFILGFIISIFLVLNKLFSSYFELSNKPGFYIALTLMILGMQLFLAGFIGELISRNSVDRNNYLIEEKIGL